A single Lactuca sativa cultivar Salinas chromosome 8, Lsat_Salinas_v11, whole genome shotgun sequence DNA region contains:
- the LOC111904048 gene encoding 21 kDa protein-like — MEGLYSIYSLARSILLILFLSTSSITLISALDKTNVEFIRTSCSLTSYPTLCFNSLSTQSGAIQTSPNLLAQTALSVTLDTTRTTSTAMVKLSQVHGMAPREVSAMKDCIELLSDTVYELKRSLDEMSRPGSKDFRLVMSDIQTWVSSALTDEDTCSEGFVNDPKMKRVVRGKIVNVAHLASNALALINIYASSLHG, encoded by the coding sequence ATGGAAGGCTTATATTCAATATATTCTCTAGCTCGTAGCATTCTCCTAATATTATTTCTCTCCACTTCCTCCATTACTTTAATCTCCGCCCTTGACAAAACAAATGTGGAATTCATCAGAACATCATGCAGTTTGACAAGTTACCCTACACTCTGCTTCAACTCTCTGTCTACTCAATCAGGTGCTATCCAAACAAGCCCTAATCTGCTAGCCCAAACAGCTCTATCAGTCACCCTTGACACCACCCGCACCACATCCACAGCAATGGTAAAATTGTCACAAGTACATGGCATGGCTCCCCGGGAGGTTTCTGCCATGAAAGACTGTATTGAGTTGCTGAGTGACACGGTGTACGAGTTGAAAAGGTCACTTGATGAGATGAGTCGACCGGGTTCTAAAGATTTCAGGTTGGTGATGAGTGATATACAAACATGGGTGAGTTCTGCATTGACGGATGAAGATACGTGCTCTGAAGGATTTGTTAATGATCCGAAAATGAAAAGGGTGGTGAGAGGAAAGATTGTGAATGTCGCCCATTTAGCTAGTAATGCTTTGGCTTTGATCAACATCTATGCTTCTTCTCTACACGGATAG